The window CCACCTATGGTAAAAGCTATCCAAGAACAACAGGAAATAATTAATGACCTAAAGCAACAGATTGAAACTCAAAATAAGAAAATCGAAGAATTGGAAAAACAAATTGAACGCCTTAGTAAACTCATCGAGCAGAAATGAAACTTTTCTGCACCTTTTAAAAGCTGCTTTTACGCAGCTTTTTTTATTATTTAAATTTGTAAAAAAATGCCCAGGGAGGATGTCTTAAAACAAATCGAATTGCTGCCACTCAAACCTGGGGTATACCAGTTCTTTGATGAAAAGGGAAACTTGCTTTATATAGGAAAAGCTCAAAATTTACGAAAAAGAGTAGCAAGTTATTTTCAAAAAGAACCCTCCTCCATCAAACTTAAATTACTTGTTAGTAAAATTAACCGTATCGAATTTATCGTTGTATCATCATCTATAGATGCACTCATTCTCGAAAACAATCTTATTAAGAAGCATCAACCTAAATACAACGTATTGCTTCGTGACGATAAAACTTACCCTTGGATAATCATTACTGATGAGGAGTATCCTAGAATTATTAAGACAAGAGATAAAACTTATCGCAATGCAGAATACTTTGGTCCATACCCATCTGGTCGCATGATGCATTCTATCTTAAACGTATTCGAAAGACTTTTTTACTTTCGGACATGCCAATTGAAATTAAATGAAAAAGATATTCAAAAAGGAAAATTCAAACCCTGTATATCATTTCAATTGAAAAGATGCTTGGCTCCTTGCATAGGCTTACAAAGCCATGAAGATTATTTACACATGGTTCAACAGGCAAAAAAAATTTTACGAGGAAATATCAAGCCGGTGCTTCAAGAAATCGAACAACAAATGAAGTCTTTTGCTGAGCGCTGGGAATTTGAAAAAGCTCAAGAGATGAAAGAAAAATGGCAATTGCTTAAAGAATATCAGGCCAAATCTGTAGTTTCTTTTCCACATCTTGGTAATGTAGATGTTTTTAGTATGATACGTGATGGTGAATATGCATATGTCAATTTTTTTCGAATTGTTGAAGGCAATGTGGTGTACGGTCAATCAATCGAACTTAAATCTCGTCTTGAGGAAACAAATGAAGAACTTCTTTTATTAGCTATAGGTAATTTTTGGGCCATGATGGGAGAAAACCCAACTGAAGTCATCGTTCCCTTTCCTATTCACGCTAAAATGGATCATATCAAATTTGTAGTTCCTAAGAAGGGTGAAAAACTTGAATTGCTTAAACTTTCCCTTAAAAATGCCACAGAGTTTAAAGAAAGACAACAGAAACAACTATTACAAATAAACCCCGAAACATACATCGATAATTTACTTCTCAAAGTACAATCAGAATTAAATCTTTCTCAAAAACCTGTTCATATTGAATGTTTTGATATTTCAAATTTTCAAGGAGAAGAAGCAGTTGCAGCTTGCGTTGTTTTTAAAAACGGAAAACCATCAAAATCCGAGTATAGAATTTTCCATATTAAAACTGTGACGGGTGCTAATGATTTTGCTATGGTGAAAGAATCAGTGTTTAGACGATATAAACGTTTGGTTGAGGAAAAAAAAGAGCTGCCACAATTGGTGATCATCGATGGTGGTAAGGGACAACTATCTGCTGCTCACGAAGCTATTCAAGCACTTAAATTGCAGGATCAAATCCATCTTATTGGTATTGCAAAAAAACTAGAAGAAATATTTAAGACTAATGATCCTCTTCCACTATTTCTGAATAAAAAAAGTGAGGTGCTAAAATTCATCCAGAGAATCCGTGATGAAGCCCATCGGTTTGCTTTAAAAAATCACAGAAAATACAGATCTCAACAAGTGCTTTCCTCGCAATTAAAAAGCCTTCCTGGCATTGGGGAAAAAACCGTTCAAAAACTTTTTAAATTTTTTGGTTCCTTAGAAAACATGGCAAAAGCTGATCGTTTTACTTTTATCCGACATTTTGGAGCTAATCGCGGATCGCGCATTTATGTAAATATAAAAAAAATCTTGCCAACTTTGATTAATGAAAAATAATAGATGGATCTTTTGGATCGTTGCATGGACAGGTGTACTTATTTTGAGTCTTTTTTTACTCTTATCTCCTTTTCATAATAAAAATACAATCAAAGCAACAGATTTTATTAGCGACTCAGTTGGTTTTGTCGGATTCATATACAAGATTGATTCATTGCATTGCCAACGCTTATTCTTCCTACCAGCCGAAACAAGGGAAGAAATATGTCGTGATGCTTTCTTTTTACAAAAATTTTGCGACTCACTTCTCGTGGCGGGCTATAATCTAAAAAACTCTAAACATATAGTTTGGATCTGTAAAAAACAAACTAAAATCACACAGGAGAAACTAGAGTTTCCTTGGATTATTAAGGAAAAAGATGGTTGGTTCATTTTTTCTAAAAACAAGGATATCGTTGATCATGTTCTTCAAAATTCTTCAAATGAAAATTCCTTTACAAAAGTTTATGAAAGCTTCGAAAAATTGCGCGAAAATCATTGGTTTTTTAGAGACGATTCAATGCTTTTTTTACATCACTATAACTTTTGTTCTTGTGCGGATTTACGTTCATGGAAACGCTACATTGTTCAAGAAGATACTATTTTATGTAATCTACAAATCGAGTGTATTAATAGTCAAATCGAATCTCCCAAAGCCACAGAGAACTTAAATAGCATATTTGTCAACATACCCTCATTGGCTGATTGCGTATATGTTTCAGTTAAGATAAATCGTGAATTTGCGAACTGGAATAAAATTCTTCCTTTCCCTATAGTTCCTCCATGTGGATGGTTCGATATTTATCAGAAGCGTGTTTGGTTTGGATGGATTGATACAATTGATACATTAGAAAAATACAGCCAGTTCTACACCAATTTTTCTACCAACATACCTTTAAAGTTTCGTACTGATTCCCATCATTTTTATTTTTTAAACACGGCTAACAAAGTCGCGTATTGGTGTTGTGATAGTTCAGTTCTTCAAGACATTCTACAACTTGTAAGTTTCGGCAACAACTTGCTAAAACGCAATAGGTTTTTAAGTGTTTTGTCCCGCATTCCATCTTCGTTTCTTGAAGTTCACGTTGCGTTGGAAGAATTTCCCAGATGGAAGATTCATCATGTTTTGTTCAACAGAAATATTTGTTCATATTCACGTCTTAAAAATTCAACACCAGACGACTTTTTATTACCTCCTCACTTTTTTTGTAAAGTTGTTCAACATCCAAATGATGCTTATATACTTTTGCATGGTCAAGACGGATTTGCATACATTCTTACGCCATCACAACACAAATTAGTCAAACTTTTATCGCTCATTCCAAGAATTTCTAATGCATATGTTTTTTCATCGTCTACGTCAGAAAAGTTATTTGTCCTCTTAGACTCAAACCAATTGTTTTACATTCAGAATAGCAAGAAAAATTCTGTACCAGGTAAATTGAATTTGCATGATGCTATACCTCAAACTATTTCTGCCATATACTTAAAAAATCCTCCAGGTTGGCGAATTGTTTTTTTAAATAAAAAGGGAAATTTAGTAAATATTCAATTATCAGGATTACCTTCTTCTGGCTGGAAACCGAAGTTGCCAAAAGTTTCTAGTAATCCACTTATCATGGGAAATGATGAATATTATTTCGTTAAGGACAAAAACTTTATTTACATCTTGAACCGTACTGGTAAACAAATTTATAAAGGAACAATATTTTCATCATTTTACTTTTCGGGTGATTCAACATGGTGGATTGGGCAGGAAAAAAAACTGTTTATTTTTTACAAAAAGAAAATTCAAAAATTTTCTTTACCCTCATCCGTAGAAGATCTTGAAATATTACATGCATCTGCTCATGGAGCTGCTATCTCGAACAATCAAAATCTCCTTATTACTAATGATTTTATCCATTGGAAAAAATATTTTCTACCTTTTAAGAACAACGAGATAACAAAAATTTTAATAAGAAAAATTCAAAATGAATGGAAAGGGTACGTTCTTCTTAAAACAAGTCAGCTTTATGCTTTTCAAGTAGACTTAAAAGATGATCGTATCACGATTGAAAACTATTATGATACTTACGCTGATATCTGTTATGATAACTATCATGTTTTTGGTATTCTTTTCAATCGTAATGCTATCAGAAAACTAAACTGATATATAATATAAATTTTAATCTTTTATGTTTTTTTTTAAAATTTGCAACGTTTACATAAGAAAAAAGTCTAATGTAAAAATCACTTTTATGAAAAAACAAAAATGGATTTTACTTTTAACCGTTATGTTGTTTTTTTCTTGTGTTAAGGAAGAATTTGATTTGGACAGGCTAGGAACTACTGATTGGAATCCCAACGTTGCAGCTCCTTTGATCAATACAGAAATGTCGATGTGGGATGTGTTGATGGACTATGATTCTAATGAAGTGTTTGTAATTGATTCCAACAAACTTTTATACCTCGTTTACGATGGATATTATCAAAGCCCTTCTGCTGAAAATTTTATTCAATTATCTGATCAGTTTATTTCCAACAATCAAAACTTAGTAATTCCTGGTGGACCTTTAAATGGACTTTATACTTACACGATTAACACGTACATAGACCTATCTCTTCCCAACGGAATCATATTAGACAGTGTCTTTCTAAAGCAAGGAACTCTGCAGGTTAATTTAAATTCTACACTCAATTATCCGTCCATGTGTGTCATTTCTTTTGGCAACTCAACCCAAAACGGACAACCTTTTGCTGATACGCTTATTTATACCATTCCGTCTGGTTCATCTTCACATAATCTAACAGGAACCAAACTTGTTTTTGATCCAAACAACCCAAATAGGTTACCCGTAAATATTACTCTATACGTTCAAGGCAATGGCAATCCTAACCTTTCTCCTTATTTTTTAAATTTTGCATTTTCAATAAGTAATCTACGTTTTTCAAGAATTCATGGATACTTGGGGCAGTTCTCTATTTCCAATAACATGGATACTCTTAGTTTTCGGATCTACAACAGTGCTATTACTGGAATTATTTATTGGGAAGATCCTCGCTTATACATTAATTTAAAAAATTCATTTGGTATCCCTTTTGATGCTTCTTTCATTTACTTGGCCACGCAACGAACCATTCCCCCTTACAATTCTGTAAATATTACTGGCCCAGGAATACCTAACCCATGGCATATATCTTTCCCTTCGTCGTTCGGTCAAACATCTGTTTCTTCGTTGAATATTAACAAAAACAATTCTAATTTAAGTAATGCTCTTGCTATCATGCCACAAAAACTACTGAGTGTAATAGATGCTAGCGCCAACCCAAATGGCAACATTGTAAAAAACTTCGCTCTCGACACAAGCCGTATTCACATTTATGGACGTGCAGAATTTCCTTTTTTCGGATATGCTCACGGCTTTGTTCTAGCAGATACTATTCCTATTACTTTTCCTGATACACTTAACAACGTAGAATGGATACTTTTTAGGCTTTATACAAAAAATGGGTTTCCTGTAGATGCAAACATTCAATTGTATTTTCTTGATTCTTTGAATCATTTGAAAGACTCTCTTATATCGTCCTCTCAAACTTTAATTTTAAGCGCTTTTACAAGTGGACCTCCCGACTACATCGTAACTCAACCTCAGGAAAAAATGTTAGATGTTGTTTTTCCTAAACAAAGAGTTCAGAACCTGTTAGGAACTAGGAAAGTAATTATTAAAGCTCGGTTAAATACTCAGAACTCCCCAAATGCAATCATTAAGATATATGCTCATTACAGACTTAAAGTACGATTGAGTATGCAAGTACAGTTTAAATTTTCTTCTAATTTCTAACTATAAAAATGGAGGATATTACTATGAAAAAAATATTTGTAATCGCCATCATGTTTCAATTGATTTTCGTTTTGAATTCACAAAACGACTTGATTATTCACGGATTAAATATCATACCTCAGTCTACATATTTAAATCCCTCCTTCGTTCCTCAATGTAAGGTTCATGTTGGTTTACCTTTCCTCTCAAGTTTTTATTTGGATCTTGGGCACAATGGATTTAACGCACAAGATGTTTTATCAATTAGTCAGCAAGATTCCGTCATCATCAATATGAACTCATTATTGGATAAACTCAAGAAAAACAATCTCGTATTTACTAACCTTAATTTTGAGTTCTTCTCTATGGGCTTTAAATTGAAACAGAAACATTATTTCAATTTTTACCTGGCTGAAAAATTCGGAGTTCGAATGTATTATCCTCGTGATCTTATTGAATTTATATACAAAGGAAATGGTGCACTACTGGACGAAAAAATGCATATAGGTCGTCTGAGTTTAAACTTCATGCATTATAGAGAATATGCGTTGGGATATGCGTATCTATGGAAGAATAATCTGTATTTAGGAGGTCGGATAAAATTTTTGTTTGGTAAATCTAACTTCCATACTCGGAAATTAGACGCTTCCCTGACTACCACTTCTCCTTTCTTCGATATTACAGCCCAAGCTGATATTGACCTTAGAAGTAGCGGATTATTTGGTTACGACAGCACCAATGAATTTGATGGTCGTGAATACCTCATGAATACAAAAAACTTTGGCTTAGGTATTGACGCTGGAGCCACATATAAATACAACGACAAGTTCACATTTGCTGCATCAATAGTTGATTTTGGCTACATTCGCTGGAAAACTAACACGACCAATTTCGTGAATCATAATCCAAATGCTACATTTACTTTTTCTGGAATTGACATTAGCGATTTTGTTGGAGATAGAGATTCTACCGATACCATTAATATGGAAGATAAACTAAACGCTATTAAGGATTCTATATTTGACATATTTAAAATCGATACCAATTATAACGCCTACACCACCATGCTTAACACCAAAATACATTTAAGTGGCTTTTATCAATTGACTAAAAACGACAAAATCTCCGCAATTCTTCGCATCTGGTTTTACGATAAGGGACTTCATCCAGCTCTGAGCGTGTCATACCTAAGAAGATTGGGCAATGTATTCAATATATCTGCATCTTATTCTATCACTAATAGCAATTATACAAATCTTGGTTTAGGTTTTTCTCTCAAACCTGGTTTCTTCCAAATTTATCTCTTAACTGACAATATTCTTTCTCCTTTTATCTGGAACAAATATGTATGGGATGGTGGTAACAGTAGTATTTCATTACCTAGAAACTGGAAATATATGAACGTTCATTTTGGAATTAATCTGGTTTTTGGCTGCAAACCACCCAAAGATTACATTCCAATTTTTTAATAATTTTTTTCTTTATTTTTGCTTTCTAAACTAGACCCATATGAAAATACCTAAAGGTTTAATCCCTTCGGCGCTTGCCAATATGGGTGAGCGTTTTGGTTTTTACACCATGATGGCCATACTCGTTTTGTTTTTGGAAGCTAAATTTAACCTTGGAAAATCTTGGAATGGCATTATTTATTCCGTGTTTTACGCTTCCATCTACTTGCTTGCTCTTGTTGGAGGAATCATTGCCGACAGAACAAGAAATTACAAAGGAACCATCTTAATTGGTTTACTAGTGATGTCTCTAGGATACGTACTCATGGCTTTCCCAACACCAATACGTTCTGACCAACAAGCACTATTTTTAATCATCACCTTGTTAGGACTTTTTACGATTGCATTTGGAAATGGCCTATTTAAAGGTAATTTACAAGCACTTGTAGGTCAAATGTATGATAATGATGAATTTAAACCCTATCGTGATCGAGGATATCAAATATTTTATTTATTTATTAACGTGGGTGCTTTTTTTGCACCTCTTGCTGCTACAGGAGTTAGAAATTGGTGGCTTCATAGTCACGGTTTTGCATATAAATCTGAATTACCATCTCTATGTCATTCCTACCTTGACGGAAAACTAGCTGCAGAGGATATTCAGAAATTTGAAACCTTTGCACGGGAAGTTTCTCTCAACGGCCAATTTTCATCCCTGCAAGAATTTGCTACCAATTACTTGGATGTTTTCGTTAAAGGATACCACTATGCTTTTATTGTGTCTGTTCTTGCCATGCTTATTTCTCTTCTTATTTACCTTGCTTACAAAAAATTCTTTCCTGACGTTCGTAAGCATGAAACAACTACCCAAGATAGCTCTGTTCGAGAAATTCCTGTCATGTCCAAAGAAGAAATTCGTCAGAGAATTTACGCATTGCTCGCTGTCTACGCAATTGTAATATTCTTCTGGTTTAGCTTTCATCAAAATGGTTTAACTCTAACTTATTTTGCCAAAGAATACACTCATCTCGAATTGTGGGGCTTCCCTCTAACGGCTGAAATCTTTCAATCCATCAATCCCCTTTTCATCATTGTTCTAACCCCTATTATAATAGCATTTTTTGGTTTTCTCTCAAAGAAGAACATGGAACCTTCTACTCCCAAAAAAATAGCCATAGGTATGTTTATTGCAGCCCTTGCTTACTTACTCATGATGATTGGTTCATTCAACCTACCACCTCGTTATGAAATTCAAAGCGTAGTTCCTGAAGAACTTAAAGTAACACCATGGTTACTTATTGGAACATATTTTATTTTGACTGTTGCTGAATTGTTTATAAGTCCTTTGGGTATCTCATTTGTATCCAAAGTTGCTCCACCCCAATATCAAGGATTGATGCAAGGCGGTTGGCTTGGCGCAACAGCTATTGGAAATCAACTTTTATTCATTGGTGGATTGCTTTACGCTAATGTGCCTTTATGGATTACATGGCTGACATTCGTAGTGGTATGTCTTCTTTCCATGCTTACCATGATCATGATGCTACGATGGTTAGAAAAATTTGCTAAGTAAATGATTTTATTTCATCATAAACTTCTTATGGCGGGAACTCTCATGTTCCCGCTTCTTTTATATAGCCAAGTTGATGTAGGTGAAGTTTTTCATAATGAACAAATTGGAATTTCAGCAACTCTAATCACCCGTTTTCAAAAATTTAATTCATCACCCAATCATTCTCAAGACCATTTTTTAGATGTAATAGACAGTCCGAAATCGGTTCTTATATTATCAGAAAAAAACAAGTTTTACGTTCAAAACCTTGAAGGTGAAAATACGTTGGTGTTTGCCCTGGATTCTCCTCAACTTATCAAAATTATATCTCATTCTTTTAACATAAAACAACAGTTTCTTTTCCAAGCTCATGAAGAAAAGGAATTAGGGTATGTGCTGACGACTAAATTTACTCGAGATGTATTCAAAGGCAAACCTGTTGAGGCTTGTTTCTCACACCGTAAAAAATTTTTATGGGTTACGTATTATCGTCGCTCTTATGATGAAAATGCCATCTTGCCATCAGCCTTGGCTATCATAGATACTGATGCAGATACCATTGTTCGAGTGATGGCAACAGGACCACTTCCCAAAATGATAGCTGCTTCGCCGAATGGTAAATGGATAGCTGTGACACACTGGGGTGACAACACCATCGGGATCATTAATGTAGATTCAGATAATCCAAAAAACTTCAAATATATTGCTCATCTTGTCGTAGACCAGCAGCTCAAACTTAGTCCATCTACTAACACAGCAGTTAACCGAGACAGTGAGTGTGGTTTATGTTTGCGTGGCACCTGTTTTTCAGAAGATAGTCGCTACCTTTTTGTTGGAAGAATGGGAGGCGGCGGGATAGCAGTTTTCGAAACGTCAAATTGGAAATATCTTGGAACTATTTGGGGCATGAAAACTAACGTTCGTCATCTAATCGTGCATAAAAATTATCTTTACCTGACAGCTCATAAGCCAGGTTTTATCCAGCGAGCGCCTATCGATTCCATCATCAAATACGTAGAACAAAAAATTTTTTTCTATCCATATTGGGAAGAAGTATTTGTGGGTAAAGGTGTACGAACCATGGATATTTCACATGATGGTAAATGGATTTTTGCAGCTGTCAATGACGAAAAAAAAATTGTTGTTGTAGATGCTTTTTCTTTCAAAATTGTTTTATCCTGTGAGGCTGACCCCTTCCCCGTTGGACTTGATTATGATGAGAACTCAAAATTCATTATTGTAACTTCTCAAGGTAAAACCCACATTGGAGGTGGTAATTCAATAATGTTATATAAATTTTTTGACCAACCTTAAAGCCATCTGGGAATAGTGTTTCTTTGACGAATCATGTAATTCTTATTAATGGGCATGGTATAAGCTCTAATTTTTTTCTGATAATGACTACGATAACCCATTGCAGAGTATTTTCTTTTAACGTATCTTTTATAACTTCTGTATTGACTAGATCCACAAGAAGTAAAAAATAAAATACATATGATTGAAAGCCATATCCATTTTCCGATGAAAGACTTGTGCTTTCTCATTTTTTTCTGTAAAAATACAAATAAAATTTATAAAAAAGTAGAAGGCAAATTATGACAGGAAACAACTATTTTATTTTTAGAAAGATAAGCCAAGTATACTGTTGAAAAAATCATAGTTGTTATTTTTGTAAAAAAATGTATTCTTTAGAAGAAGCAATCTCACTAATTTACTCTCTTCCAATTCAAGTCGAGAAAGAAAAACTTCATTTTTTACATACTCTTCACAGAATTTTAGCCCAGGATATTCTCGCTGATAGGGACATGCCACCCTTTGATAAATCGGCTGTGGATGGATATGCATGCCGCAAAGAAGATATCCACCAACCTTTAAAAGTTATAGAAATCGTAGCAGCTGGGCAAAAGCCAAAGCAGGAAGTAGTAAAAGGTACATGTATTAAAATCATGACAGGTGCCCCTATCCCCCGCGGTGCAGACACGGTTTTGATGAAAGAGCACGTGGAAGAAAAAGATGGCTGGATTACTGCCAAAATTTTATCTTCAGCATCCAACATTGCTTTTCAAGGAGAAGATATGCGTGAAAATGAAATAATCATTAAGAAAGGAACTTTTATCCGTCCACAACACATAGGAATTTTTGCTTCGACAGGCCATACAACGGTAGAAGTATATAAGCAAATTAAAGTCGGTATTGTAACCACAGGCGATGAAATCGTGGAACCTTCATTTACACCTGAAACTTTTCAAATTCGCAACACAAATGCATATACGTTAATGGCTCTTATTGAGGAAGCAGGCGCTATTCCACATTATTATGGAATAGTTCCTGATCAAACCTCGATACTTTTTCAAATAATTCAGAAAGCTAGTGACGAGAATGAACTTGTTCTTGTTACTGGCGGGGTTTCGGAAGGAGATTTTGATTTTGTTCCGCAGATTATGAAAGAATTAGGATACCAAATCTTGTTTGATTCTCTATCCGTGCAACCCGGTCGGCCAACGACTCTTGCACGAAAAGAAAACAAGTATATTTTCGGCTTAGCCGGCAATCCTGTCAGTACTTTCGTGCAATTTCATTTGCTCGTAAAACTTCTTATTTGGCGAATAATGGGTTGGGAAGAAAAACCAAAAACATATAAAATTCGCATGGGTTCATCTATTAATCGAAAGAAAGCAGAAAGAACTTCATTTTACCCCATTCGAATCAATGTAAATGGAGAAGCTGAACCTATTCGATACAATGGGTCAGGACATTTTTATGCTTTCGCAGAAGCTGATGGATTGGTAGTTATAGATAAGGGTCTGAAAGAAATAAGTAAAGGAAATGAAGCTACTTTACGACTCATATAAACGGAGAATTACTTATTTACGTGTGTCCGTAACTGATCGATGCAATCTGAGGTGTACGTATTGCATGCCTGAAAATGGTATTAAACTTTTGTCACATCAAGATATTTTAAGCTTTGAAGAAATCACAAGAGTAATTAAATACGCTACCGAGCATGGTGTTTATAAAATTCGAATTACTGGGGGTGAACCTCTCGTAAGAAAAAACATCGTAAACTTGGTGGCTATGATAGCAGAAATTCCTGGTATTCAAGATCTTTCTATGACCACCAACGGACAATGGTTAGCTCAATATGCCTATGATTTGAAAAAAGCAGGTCTTCACCGTATCAATGTAAGTCTTGATACCCTTGATCCCGAAAAATTTAAACAAATCACACGTGGTGGCATTCTCCAGAATACACTTGATGGTATCTTTAAGGCCCTCGAAGTAGGATTTTATCCCATTAAACTTAATTGCGTGATTGAAAATTCTACCGATGAAGATGATGCAAAACTAGTAAAACAATTTGCCGAAAAGCATGGCTTTGAAATTCGTTTTATCCAAAAAATGAATTTGGAAAAAGGGATCTTTTCTCACGTAATTGGTGGAGAAGGAGGTAAATGCCATACTTGCCATAGACTGAGACTTTCAGCTAAAGGGGATCTTGTTCCGTGCCTTTTTAGCGACCTCGAATACAACATCCGTGAATGGGGAATTGAAAAAGCTTTTGAACTTGCCCTTAAAAATAAGCCCTGTTGTGGTCATAAAGCAATAAAGCATTCTTTCTATAGCATAGGAGGTTAATCCATGGAAAAAAATTTTTCTCATCTCGACGAGAGTGGAAAAGCTCAAATGGTCGATATCTCAAACAAACCCTCTTCGGAAAGAGAAGCCCTTGCCAGAGGAATCATAAAACTTAAACCTCAAACCATTGATCTTATCAAACAACACTTAATCAAAAAGGGTGATGTCATTACAATAGCCGAAATTGCAGGTATACAAGCAGCTAAAAAAGCATCGGAACTTATACCTTTATGCCACCCCATACAATTAACGAAAATTGATGTAACGGCTATAATTCGAGAAAACGAGATCGAAGTGAAAAGTCTTGCTAGATGTGTAGATAAGACTGGTGTAGAAATGGAAGCCCTTACCGCTGTTAGTATTGCTCTATTAACTATTTACGACATGTGCAAAGCCGTCGACGATTCCATGTCCATAACAGACATATCTTTGGTGTACAAAACAAAAAAACCATGAACTCTTCTTCCATGATAAAAGTAGTTTCAGTTAATATTTCCGAAAAAAAAGGAATATCTAAACATCCTGTTGATCGCATATATCTGACACGAAATGGTATTGAAAATGATGCTCACCGTGACACAGGACATCGCATGGTAAGCATGCTTGGTTTAGAAAGCATCCAAAAATTCAGCAAGCTTCAACAAAGATCGTTTCAGTTTGGTGACTTCGCAGAAAATATCACCACCGAAGGAATGGAACTACAAAAAGTTCATCCTCTCGATCTATTTTACAATGATAAGATCGAACTCGAAGTTACTCAAATTGGCAAAAAATGTCATGGAGATGGATGTTCGATTTTCCAAAAAGTTGGCAGTTGCATCATGCCCTACGAAGGAATTTTTGCTAGAGTCGTGCGCGAAGGTTTTTTACAGGCTGGAGACATTCTTTACTA is drawn from Bacteroidales bacterium and contains these coding sequences:
- a CDS encoding DUF5723 family protein — translated: MKKIFVIAIMFQLIFVLNSQNDLIIHGLNIIPQSTYLNPSFVPQCKVHVGLPFLSSFYLDLGHNGFNAQDVLSISQQDSVIINMNSLLDKLKKNNLVFTNLNFEFFSMGFKLKQKHYFNFYLAEKFGVRMYYPRDLIEFIYKGNGALLDEKMHIGRLSLNFMHYREYALGYAYLWKNNLYLGGRIKFLFGKSNFHTRKLDASLTTTSPFFDITAQADIDLRSSGLFGYDSTNEFDGREYLMNTKNFGLGIDAGATYKYNDKFTFAASIVDFGYIRWKTNTTNFVNHNPNATFTFSGIDISDFVGDRDSTDTINMEDKLNAIKDSIFDIFKIDTNYNAYTTMLNTKIHLSGFYQLTKNDKISAILRIWFYDKGLHPALSVSYLRRLGNVFNISASYSITNSNYTNLGLGFSLKPGFFQIYLLTDNILSPFIWNKYVWDGGNSSISLPRNWKYMNVHFGINLVFGCKPPKDYIPIF
- a CDS encoding radical SAM protein, producing the protein MKLLYDSYKRRITYLRVSVTDRCNLRCTYCMPENGIKLLSHQDILSFEEITRVIKYATEHGVYKIRITGGEPLVRKNIVNLVAMIAEIPGIQDLSMTTNGQWLAQYAYDLKKAGLHRINVSLDTLDPEKFKQITRGGILQNTLDGIFKALEVGFYPIKLNCVIENSTDEDDAKLVKQFAEKHGFEIRFIQKMNLEKGIFSHVIGGEGGKCHTCHRLRLSAKGDLVPCLFSDLEYNIREWGIEKAFELALKNKPCCGHKAIKHSFYSIGG
- the uvrC gene encoding excinuclease ABC subunit UvrC → MPREDVLKQIELLPLKPGVYQFFDEKGNLLYIGKAQNLRKRVASYFQKEPSSIKLKLLVSKINRIEFIVVSSSIDALILENNLIKKHQPKYNVLLRDDKTYPWIIITDEEYPRIIKTRDKTYRNAEYFGPYPSGRMMHSILNVFERLFYFRTCQLKLNEKDIQKGKFKPCISFQLKRCLAPCIGLQSHEDYLHMVQQAKKILRGNIKPVLQEIEQQMKSFAERWEFEKAQEMKEKWQLLKEYQAKSVVSFPHLGNVDVFSMIRDGEYAYVNFFRIVEGNVVYGQSIELKSRLEETNEELLLLAIGNFWAMMGENPTEVIVPFPIHAKMDHIKFVVPKKGEKLELLKLSLKNATEFKERQQKQLLQINPETYIDNLLLKVQSELNLSQKPVHIECFDISNFQGEEAVAACVVFKNGKPSKSEYRIFHIKTVTGANDFAMVKESVFRRYKRLVEEKKELPQLVIIDGGKGQLSAAHEAIQALKLQDQIHLIGIAKKLEEIFKTNDPLPLFLNKKSEVLKFIQRIRDEAHRFALKNHRKYRSQQVLSSQLKSLPGIGEKTVQKLFKFFGSLENMAKADRFTFIRHFGANRGSRIYVNIKKILPTLINEK
- the moaC gene encoding cyclic pyranopterin monophosphate synthase MoaC, with the translated sequence MEKNFSHLDESGKAQMVDISNKPSSEREALARGIIKLKPQTIDLIKQHLIKKGDVITIAEIAGIQAAKKASELIPLCHPIQLTKIDVTAIIRENEIEVKSLARCVDKTGVEMEALTAVSIALLTIYDMCKAVDDSMSITDISLVYKTKKP
- a CDS encoding peptide MFS transporter; amino-acid sequence: MKIPKGLIPSALANMGERFGFYTMMAILVLFLEAKFNLGKSWNGIIYSVFYASIYLLALVGGIIADRTRNYKGTILIGLLVMSLGYVLMAFPTPIRSDQQALFLIITLLGLFTIAFGNGLFKGNLQALVGQMYDNDEFKPYRDRGYQIFYLFINVGAFFAPLAATGVRNWWLHSHGFAYKSELPSLCHSYLDGKLAAEDIQKFETFAREVSLNGQFSSLQEFATNYLDVFVKGYHYAFIVSVLAMLISLLIYLAYKKFFPDVRKHETTTQDSSVREIPVMSKEEIRQRIYALLAVYAIVIFFWFSFHQNGLTLTYFAKEYTHLELWGFPLTAEIFQSINPLFIIVLTPIIIAFFGFLSKKNMEPSTPKKIAIGMFIAALAYLLMMIGSFNLPPRYEIQSVVPEELKVTPWLLIGTYFILTVAELFISPLGISFVSKVAPPQYQGLMQGGWLGATAIGNQLLFIGGLLYANVPLWITWLTFVVVCLLSMLTMIMMLRWLEKFAK
- a CDS encoding molybdopterin molybdotransferase MoeA, producing the protein MYSLEEAISLIYSLPIQVEKEKLHFLHTLHRILAQDILADRDMPPFDKSAVDGYACRKEDIHQPLKVIEIVAAGQKPKQEVVKGTCIKIMTGAPIPRGADTVLMKEHVEEKDGWITAKILSSASNIAFQGEDMRENEIIIKKGTFIRPQHIGIFASTGHTTVEVYKQIKVGIVTTGDEIVEPSFTPETFQIRNTNAYTLMALIEEAGAIPHYYGIVPDQTSILFQIIQKASDENELVLVTGGVSEGDFDFVPQIMKELGYQILFDSLSVQPGRPTTLARKENKYIFGLAGNPVSTFVQFHLLVKLLIWRIMGWEEKPKTYKIRMGSSINRKKAERTSFYPIRINVNGEAEPIRYNGSGHFYAFAEADGLVVIDKGLKEISKGNEATLRLI